ACCTGGTTGGAAACAAGCACTTCCAATTCGTTCACCATGACGTGACGAATTTCGTGTATGTCGCCGGTGACGTCAATTACGTGCTGCACTTCGCGAGCCCTGCGTCACCGATCGATTATCTGGAGCTCCCGATTCAGACGCTCAAGGTCGGCGCTCTAGGCACGCACAACCTGCTCGGACTGGCCAAGGCCAAGGGGGCCCGGTTTCTGCTCGCCTCGACGAGTGAGGTTTACGGCGATCCGCTCGAGCATCCCCAGAACGAACTGTACTGGGGAAATGTGAACCCGATCGGAGTCAGAGGGGTGTACGACGAGGCCAAGAGGTTCGCGGAGTCGATTACCATGGCGTACCACCGGTATCACGGCGTCGAGACACGCATTGTGCGCATCTTCAATACGTACGGCCCACGTATGCGCAAACGCGACGGGCGTGTGGTGTCGAATTTTATCAATCAGGCCCTGGAGGGTAATCCGCTCACGGTGTACGGCGACGGATCGCAGACGCGGTCGTTTCAGTACGCGGACGATCTGGTTGAGGGGATTGTCAGGTTGCTGAATTCCGACGAGACCGACCCGGTGAACATTGGAAATCCGGACGAAACGACGATCCTGGAGTTCGCACGCGAGATCCAGGAGCTGACCGGTTCAGAAAGCGACATCGTCTTCGAGCCGCTACCGCTCGATGATCCGAAGATTCGTCAGCCGGACATCTCGAAGGCGAAGGCGGTGCTTGACTGGGGGCCGCAGGTCGATCGGCGTGAGGGCCTCCGTCGAACGATGGAGTACTTCAAGTCGCGAGAAGCGGTTGCCACCCGGTAGCCTGTACCGCCGGTTTCCGCCGAAGGTGTCACAGAGGTCGAACGCATGGATCCGATTGTTGAACTCGGGTGGCACGCCTGGTTGACGCTGGCGGTCATCCTCGGGATGGTGGTGGCACTCGCGAAGGATCTGGCGCGGCCGGACCTCGTCCTTCTGGGGAGTCTGGGAATCCTGCTGGTAGCGGGAATCGTGACCCCCATTCAA
The genomic region above belongs to Rhodothermales bacterium and contains:
- a CDS encoding NAD-dependent epimerase/dehydratase family protein, translating into LVGNKHFQFVHHDVTNFVYVAGDVNYVLHFASPASPIDYLELPIQTLKVGALGTHNLLGLAKAKGARFLLASTSEVYGDPLEHPQNELYWGNVNPIGVRGVYDEAKRFAESITMAYHRYHGVETRIVRIFNTYGPRMRKRDGRVVSNFINQALEGNPLTVYGDGSQTRSFQYADDLVEGIVRLLNSDETDPVNIGNPDETTILEFAREIQELTGSESDIVFEPLPLDDPKIRQPDISKAKAVLDWGPQVDRREGLRRTMEYFKSREAVATR